A single Actinomadura algeriensis DNA region contains:
- a CDS encoding helix-turn-helix domain-containing protein: MSRTVEAGAAERAGRVPPRLARIMRPELPSLAGEIITEIRRGIPEYARPLDGPYGQVLRLSVEHNLAAFVDRVAGPPGAAPPAPGSGGGDLARTARMLGQYEAHEGRTLDTLQAAYRIGGQVAWRRVMKVAPRHDISSAVMSRLADALFSFLDELAALSLEGYLEARERPIPALDERRRRLLRRVLDHSPHDASDLEQAAHAAGWTVPDEVTLVAVEPEARCVWTALDDDVLADLETDAPHLLVPGPCTGARRTMLDAAVPGRRLAIGLTVPLQQAADSLRWARRGLGLALDGVVDDRVVQCEEHLVTLWLFSDPALVEQLTRRRLGILDTMTPGQQDRLTETLRTWLVTRGTAAEIAAELHIHPQTVRYRMRKIEQTFGDELTDPEARFGIEVALRAAHLRPTPARPR, encoded by the coding sequence GTGTCCAGAACCGTCGAAGCCGGAGCCGCCGAGCGGGCGGGCCGGGTTCCGCCGCGGCTCGCCCGCATCATGCGCCCCGAACTGCCCAGCCTCGCCGGGGAGATCATCACCGAGATCCGCCGCGGCATCCCCGAGTACGCGCGGCCGCTGGACGGCCCGTACGGGCAGGTGCTGCGGCTCAGCGTGGAGCACAACCTCGCCGCGTTCGTCGACCGCGTCGCCGGACCGCCGGGCGCGGCGCCGCCCGCCCCCGGCTCCGGCGGCGGCGACCTCGCCCGCACCGCCCGGATGCTCGGCCAGTACGAGGCCCACGAGGGCCGCACCCTCGACACCCTCCAGGCCGCGTACCGGATCGGCGGCCAGGTCGCGTGGCGCCGCGTCATGAAGGTCGCGCCGCGCCACGACATCTCGTCGGCCGTCATGTCCCGCCTGGCCGACGCGCTGTTCAGCTTCCTCGACGAACTCGCCGCACTGTCCCTCGAGGGCTACCTGGAGGCCCGCGAACGGCCGATCCCCGCACTGGACGAGCGCCGCCGCCGGCTCCTGCGCCGCGTCCTCGACCACTCGCCGCACGACGCGTCCGACCTCGAACAGGCCGCGCACGCCGCCGGATGGACCGTCCCGGACGAGGTCACCCTCGTCGCCGTCGAACCCGAGGCGCGGTGCGTGTGGACGGCCCTCGACGACGACGTCCTCGCCGACCTCGAGACCGACGCGCCGCACCTGCTCGTCCCCGGCCCCTGCACGGGGGCGCGCCGCACGATGCTCGACGCCGCCGTCCCGGGCCGCCGCCTCGCGATCGGCCTCACCGTCCCGCTGCAGCAGGCCGCCGACTCGCTGCGCTGGGCCCGCCGCGGCCTCGGGCTCGCACTGGACGGCGTCGTCGACGACCGCGTCGTCCAGTGCGAGGAGCACCTGGTCACCCTGTGGCTGTTCTCCGACCCCGCCCTGGTCGAGCAGCTCACCCGCCGCCGGCTCGGCATCCTCGACACGATGACCCCCGGGCAGCAGGACCGGCTGACCGAGACGCTCCGGACCTGGCTCGTCACCCGCGGCACCGCCGCCGAGATCGCGGCCGAACTGCACATCCACCCGCAGACCGTCCGCTACCGGATGCGGAAGATCGAGCAGACCTTCGGCGACGAACTCACCGACCCGGAGGCCCGCTTCGGCATCGAGGTCGCACTCCGCGCCGCGCACCTGCGCCCCACCCCCGCCCGCCCCCGCTGA
- a CDS encoding DUF4232 domain-containing protein, translating into MSLFSRTAVLAAVLVLSAACGTEVHSSPAADGGAAVPSPTASGAPSPIPPLRTPELARTECSPDGVRLEALEPDAAMGLRGMRVKLVNCGDEPYRVNGYPALRVLGESGKPFEVRIVKGSATVPDPGPKAIAVRPGASASAVVTWRNTVTYGTNVNGVFLEVTPGTGRNPLNLRVPGGLDLGTTGRLEVTAWSLP; encoded by the coding sequence GTGTCCCTTTTCTCCCGAACCGCGGTACTCGCCGCGGTGCTCGTCCTCAGCGCCGCGTGCGGCACCGAGGTCCACTCCTCCCCGGCCGCCGACGGCGGCGCGGCGGTCCCCTCGCCGACCGCGTCCGGCGCGCCCTCGCCCATCCCCCCGTTGCGGACGCCGGAACTCGCGCGGACGGAGTGCTCGCCGGACGGCGTCCGGCTCGAGGCCCTGGAACCGGACGCGGCGATGGGGCTGCGCGGGATGCGCGTGAAGCTCGTGAACTGCGGCGACGAGCCCTACCGGGTGAACGGCTACCCGGCGCTGCGCGTCCTCGGCGAGAGCGGGAAGCCGTTCGAGGTCCGGATCGTCAAGGGTTCGGCGACCGTGCCCGATCCGGGGCCGAAGGCGATCGCCGTCCGTCCCGGCGCGTCCGCGTCGGCGGTCGTGACCTGGCGGAACACGGTGACCTACGGGACGAACGTGAACGGCGTGTTCCTGGAGGTCACCCCCGGCACCGGCCGGAACCCGCTGAACCTGCGCGTACCGGGCGGGCTCGACCTCGGCACCACCGGGCGCCTGGAAGTGACCGCCTGGTCGCTACCCTGA
- a CDS encoding AMP-binding protein, whose protein sequence is MSGSEFGRRTASVARAGGMFARSGLWRPGPPLRVARQLGALRKWGTVLGGTVVSAAARDPDRVAIIDHLGELTYGELDVRTDRLAAQVRGKVVAVLCRNHRGMIEALAACGKAGADLVLMNTGMSVEQLVAVVDEQSVDVVIADEEFAGFREALPDGVRAITDAELEALVAGDDGSRVEPPGKTGRTIVLSSGTTGRPKGADRKSRPGLSPLTSILSRIPYRVHERMFIEAPLFHTWGYAMLQVAISLRATIVLRPRFDPAETLRTIAATEATALVAVPVMLQRVLDVPDRPALPSLRIAAVSGSALPATLATAFMDAFGDVLYNLYGSTEASWVTIATPADLRAAPDTAGTPPPGTRLAILDDEGERVPAGTVGRIFAANELLFAGYTSGGTKEMRDGMIGLGDVGRVDGRGRLFVHGRDDDMIVSGGENVFPGAIEEIIEGLPEVREVAVTGVPDEEFGQRAAAFVVLRDGASLDADAVRAHVRDHLARFAVPRDVHFVDELPRNATGKVVRRRLSGDPEPDSRSVT, encoded by the coding sequence ATGAGCGGTTCGGAGTTCGGGCGCCGCACGGCGTCGGTCGCGCGGGCGGGCGGGATGTTCGCCCGGAGCGGGCTGTGGCGCCCGGGTCCGCCGCTCAGGGTCGCCCGCCAGCTCGGGGCCCTGCGCAAGTGGGGCACCGTGCTGGGCGGGACGGTCGTGTCCGCGGCCGCGCGGGACCCGGACCGGGTCGCGATCATCGACCATCTCGGCGAGCTGACCTACGGGGAGCTCGACGTGCGCACCGACCGGCTCGCCGCGCAGGTGCGGGGGAAGGTCGTGGCGGTGCTGTGCCGGAACCACCGCGGGATGATCGAGGCGCTCGCGGCGTGCGGCAAGGCGGGCGCCGACCTGGTGCTGATGAACACGGGGATGAGCGTCGAGCAGCTCGTCGCGGTGGTGGACGAGCAGTCGGTGGACGTGGTGATCGCCGACGAGGAGTTCGCGGGGTTCCGGGAGGCGCTGCCGGACGGCGTCCGGGCCATCACCGACGCGGAGCTGGAGGCGCTCGTCGCGGGCGACGACGGGTCGAGGGTGGAGCCGCCCGGCAAGACGGGGCGGACGATCGTGCTCAGTTCGGGGACGACCGGGCGCCCGAAGGGGGCCGACCGCAAGTCGCGGCCGGGGCTGTCGCCGCTGACGTCGATCCTGTCGCGGATCCCGTACCGGGTGCACGAGCGGATGTTCATCGAGGCGCCGCTGTTCCACACGTGGGGCTACGCGATGCTGCAGGTCGCGATCTCGCTGCGCGCGACGATCGTCCTGCGGCCCCGGTTCGACCCGGCGGAGACGCTGCGGACGATCGCGGCGACGGAGGCGACCGCGCTGGTGGCGGTGCCGGTGATGCTGCAGCGGGTGCTGGACGTGCCGGACCGGCCGGCGCTGCCGTCGCTGCGGATCGCGGCGGTCAGCGGGTCGGCGCTGCCGGCGACGCTGGCGACGGCGTTCATGGACGCGTTCGGCGACGTCCTCTACAACCTGTACGGGTCGACGGAGGCGTCCTGGGTGACGATCGCGACGCCCGCGGATCTGCGGGCGGCGCCGGACACGGCGGGGACGCCGCCGCCGGGCACCCGGCTGGCGATCCTGGACGACGAGGGCGAACGGGTCCCGGCGGGGACGGTCGGGCGGATCTTCGCGGCGAACGAGCTGCTGTTCGCGGGGTACACGTCCGGCGGCACGAAGGAGATGCGCGACGGGATGATCGGCCTCGGGGACGTGGGCCGGGTCGACGGGCGGGGCCGGCTGTTCGTGCACGGACGGGACGACGACATGATCGTCTCCGGCGGCGAGAACGTGTTCCCGGGGGCGATCGAGGAGATCATCGAGGGGTTGCCGGAGGTCCGGGAGGTCGCGGTCACGGGGGTGCCGGACGAGGAGTTCGGGCAGCGCGCGGCGGCGTTCGTCGTGCTGCGGGACGGTGCGTCGCTCGACGCGGACGCGGTGCGGGCGCACGTCCGGGACCATCTCGCCCGGTTCGCCGTTCCGCGCGACGTGCACTTCGTGGACGAACTGCCGCGGAACGCGACGGGGAAGGTCGTCCGGCGGCGGCTGTCCGGCGATCCCGAACCCGATTCACGATCTGTCACTTAG
- a CDS encoding MDR family MFS transporter translates to MSRRQILEALSGLLLVLFVAMLSSTVVSTALPQIIGALKGSQSQYTWVVTATLLVSTASTPIWGKLADLYSKKLLLQIAIVIFTVASLASGFATNTGQLIAARAVQGLGMGALQILVQIIMAAMISPRDRGRYYGYLGAVMAVATVGGPLLGGLIVDTSWLGWRWCFFIGVPFSLVALVMLQKTLKLPVFRRDDVKIDYWGALLIAGGVSTLLIWVTFVGNNFAWLSWQTAAMVAGGLVLLGVAVWVEARVREPIVPLKIVTQRNTALAIVASLAVGMAMFGGAVFLGQYFQIGRGFSPTKAGLLTFPMMLGVLGSSTIAGRLATKTGTVKRYIVTGAVVLTIGFAMLSFIDHETSLVYMGVGMFLIGAGVGMTMQNLVLVVQNSVRLEEIGAASGTVTFFRSLGGTIGVSVLGAVLATKVSDHIAEGLAKLGVPASQSAGVGGDLDVAALPEPIREIVRAAYGDATGHIFLISAAIAVVGIVAAVALKPVRLRDSLDLPEPEPADEADAGVPAKLGGA, encoded by the coding sequence ATGTCGCGGCGGCAGATCCTGGAGGCCCTGAGCGGGCTGTTGCTGGTGCTGTTCGTCGCGATGCTCAGCTCCACGGTGGTGTCGACGGCGCTGCCGCAGATCATCGGCGCCCTGAAGGGCAGCCAGTCGCAGTACACCTGGGTCGTCACGGCGACCCTGCTGGTGTCGACGGCGAGCACGCCGATCTGGGGCAAGCTCGCCGACCTCTACAGCAAGAAGCTGTTGCTGCAGATCGCGATCGTGATCTTCACCGTGGCGTCGCTGGCGTCCGGGTTCGCGACGAACACCGGGCAGCTGATCGCCGCGCGGGCGGTGCAGGGGCTCGGGATGGGCGCCCTGCAGATTCTGGTGCAGATCATCATGGCCGCGATGATCAGCCCGCGTGATCGTGGGCGTTACTACGGTTATCTGGGCGCGGTCATGGCGGTCGCGACGGTCGGGGGGCCGCTGCTCGGTGGCCTGATCGTCGACACGTCGTGGCTGGGCTGGCGCTGGTGCTTCTTCATCGGGGTGCCGTTCTCGCTGGTCGCGCTGGTGATGCTGCAGAAGACGCTGAAGCTGCCGGTGTTCAGGCGGGACGACGTCAAGATCGACTACTGGGGTGCGCTGCTCATCGCGGGCGGGGTGAGCACCCTGCTGATCTGGGTGACGTTCGTCGGCAACAACTTCGCGTGGCTGTCGTGGCAGACCGCGGCGATGGTGGCGGGCGGCCTGGTGCTGCTCGGTGTCGCGGTGTGGGTCGAGGCGCGGGTGCGCGAGCCGATCGTGCCGCTGAAGATCGTGACGCAGCGGAACACGGCGCTGGCGATCGTCGCGAGCCTCGCGGTGGGCATGGCCATGTTCGGCGGGGCCGTGTTCCTGGGGCAGTACTTCCAGATCGGGCGCGGGTTCAGCCCGACGAAGGCGGGGCTGCTGACGTTCCCGATGATGCTGGGCGTCCTCGGGTCGTCCACGATCGCGGGGCGGCTGGCGACCAAGACCGGGACGGTCAAGCGGTACATCGTCACCGGCGCGGTGGTGCTGACCATCGGGTTCGCGATGCTGTCGTTCATCGACCACGAGACGTCGCTGGTCTACATGGGCGTCGGGATGTTCCTGATCGGCGCGGGCGTCGGCATGACGATGCAGAACCTCGTGCTGGTCGTGCAGAACTCGGTGCGGCTGGAGGAGATCGGCGCGGCGAGCGGGACGGTCACGTTCTTCCGGTCGCTCGGCGGGACGATCGGCGTGTCGGTGCTCGGCGCGGTGCTGGCGACCAAGGTGTCGGACCACATCGCGGAGGGACTCGCCAAGCTGGGCGTTCCGGCGTCGCAGAGCGCCGGCGTGGGCGGGGACCTGGACGTCGCGGCGCTGCCGGAGCCGATCCGCGAGATCGTCCGGGCGGCGTACGGGGACGCGACCGGGCACATCTTCCTGATCTCCGCGGCGATCGCGGTCGTCGGGATCGTCGCCGCGGTGGCGCTGAAGCCGGTGCGGCTGCGCGACAGCCTCGACCTGCCCGAGCCGGAGCCGGCGGACGAGGCGGACGCGGGCGTCCCGGCGAAGCTCGGCGGCGCGTGA
- a CDS encoding TetR/AcrR family transcriptional regulator, translating to MESLRERKKEATRRALHRAAIRLTIEHGLDNVTVEAIADAADVSRRTFSNYFAAKEDALLYGDGERMQSLLRTFASRPPNERAWPALRNSLHALMEEVGEPDPEWAAQARLARAHPSVLARQLARWADFERTLAALITERDGLPPESPRPRILAGAFMTTLRIASLAWTDQHPPRSLAAVADEHLNEMSRAFD from the coding sequence ATGGAGAGTCTGCGCGAGCGCAAGAAGGAGGCGACACGTCGCGCCCTGCACCGGGCCGCGATCCGCCTCACCATCGAACACGGACTCGACAACGTCACCGTCGAGGCCATCGCCGACGCCGCGGACGTCTCCCGCCGCACCTTCTCGAACTACTTCGCCGCCAAGGAGGACGCACTCCTCTACGGCGACGGCGAACGCATGCAGTCGCTCCTGCGCACCTTCGCCTCCCGCCCCCCGAACGAACGCGCCTGGCCCGCCCTCCGAAACTCCCTGCACGCGCTCATGGAAGAGGTAGGCGAACCGGACCCGGAGTGGGCCGCACAGGCCCGATTGGCGCGCGCGCACCCGTCCGTCCTGGCCCGCCAACTCGCGCGCTGGGCCGACTTCGAGCGCACCCTCGCCGCCCTCATCACCGAACGCGACGGCCTACCCCCCGAAAGCCCCCGCCCCCGAATCCTCGCGGGCGCCTTCATGACGACCCTCCGCATCGCCTCCCTGGCCTGGACCGACCAACACCCCCCACGCTCCCTGGCAGCAGTCGCAGACGAACACCTAAACGAAATGTCCCGAGCCTTCGACTGA
- a CDS encoding DUF397 domain-containing protein — protein sequence MDLKNVTWRKASRSGSNGGNCVELAGLPGTVAVRDSKDPEGFVLLLTRATLREAIRTASDGR from the coding sequence ATGGACCTGAAGAACGTCACCTGGCGCAAGGCAAGCCGAAGCGGTTCCAACGGCGGCAACTGCGTCGAGCTGGCAGGGCTCCCCGGCACGGTGGCCGTCCGCGACAGCAAGGACCCCGAAGGTTTCGTCCTGCTGCTCACCCGAGCCACACTCCGGGAGGCAATTCGGACGGCTTCAGACGGGCGCTGA